One segment of Fusarium oxysporum f. sp. lycopersici 4287 chromosome 7, whole genome shotgun sequence DNA contains the following:
- a CDS encoding sphingosine kinase yields MNTEIDRKMDEGIGMLLLLEDKKKLTIGIEELELNEPAPKNSIPFYNVLWVELSNDQITIDYAHHASKTLIKPKKWVFTLAKDDESTSGTPAEIFVKTLMTRAYGNAQSQKRAYVLINPNSGPGGAIKQWETEVKPLFQAAKMQIDPVMLKHGGEAVELAQNADLSRYDTIMACSGDGTPHEIFNGLAKRPDAARALSTMPVSHIPCGSGNAFSCNLYGSHRPSFAALAIIKGVVTPMDLVSVTSGHNRIISFLSQTLGLIAECDLGTEHMRWMGSARFEVGVVQRMFKKKCYPFDLAVKVEIEDKGDVKAHYKHHASSTSLNHLAKKLDADPVAEDAGLPPLKYGTIQDDLPEGWELIPYDKVGTFYAGNMAYMSPDAPFFAASLISDGLMDLVTIDGDLPFFTAIKVLLDVEAEKLFDNPHVTYKKISAYRIIPRDQEDGYISIDGEKCPFGPFQAEIHQGLGRVISKSGKYEAAGPKNWDKVTLADRIHG; encoded by the exons ATGAACACGGAGATTGATCGAAAAATGGACGAAGGCATTGGAATGTTGCTCCTCTTggaggataagaagaagttgacCATTGGAATCGAAGAACTGGAGCTCAACG AACCCGCTCCCAAGAATAGCATACCCTTCTACAACGTCCTCTGGGTCGAGCTCTCCAACGACCAGATCACAATCGACTACGCCCATCACGCTTCGAAGACATTGATCAAACCTAAGAAATGGGTTTTCACACTTGCGAAGGACGACGAGTCGACCAGCGGTACACCAGCCGAGATCTTCGTCAAGACCCTCATGACACGCGCCTACGGTAATGCGCAGTCTCAGAAACGCGCCTACGTGCTGATCAACCCGAACTCTGGTCCTGGCGGTGCTATCAAGCAGTGGGAGACTGAGGTGAAGCCGCTCTTCCAGGCTGCAAAGATGCAGATTGACCCCGTGATGTTGAAGCACGGTGGAGAAGCCGTTGAACTGGCGCAAAACGCCGACTTGTCCAGATACGATACCATCATGGCATGTTCCGGTGATGGGACGCCACACGAGATTTTCAACGGCCTTGCTAAGCGACCCGATGCTGCGAGAGCGCTTTCTACGATGCCTGTCAGCCATATCCCTTGTGGCTCAGGAAACGCATTCTCTTGCAACTTGTACGGATCTCATCGACCTTCTTTCGCTGCCCTTGCCATCATCAAGGGTGTCGTGACCCCGATGGATTTGGTGTCAGTCACTAGTGGCCACAACCGCATCATTTCGTTCCTGTCCCAGACGCTCGGCCTCATTGCCGAATGCGATCTCGGCACAGAGCATATGCGATGGATGGGTAGTGCGCGTTTCGAAGTCGGTGTCGTTCAGCGCATGTTTAAGAAGAAGTGTTATCCCTTTGACCTGGCTGTCAAGGTGGAGATCGAAGACAAAGGCGATGTCAAGGCTCATTACAAGCATCACGCGAGCTCCACGAGCCTGAACCATCTAGCTAAGAAGCTTGATGCAGACCCCGTAGCTGAAGATGCAGGTTTGCCGCCGTTGAAGTATGGCACGATCCAGGATGATCTCCCTGAAGGATGGGAGTTGATCCCCTATGACAAGGTTGGCACATTCTACGCCGGTAAC ATGGCTTATATGTCACCCGATGCTCCGTTTTTCGCTGCCTCACTCATCTCAGATGGTTTGATGGACCTCGTCACTATCGATGGTGACCTGCCTTTCTTCACAGCCATTAAGGTCCTTCTCGATGTTGAAGCCGAGAAACTGTTTGACAACCCTCATGTCACCTACAAGAAGATCTCAGCTTACCGCATCATTCCTCGCGATCAAGAGGATGGCTATATCAGCATCGATGGTGAGAAGTGCCCATTTGGACCTTTCCAGGCCGAGATCCACCAGGGCCTTGGGCGAGTCATCTCCAAGTCTGGCAAGTATGAGGCTGCGGGACCCAAGAATTGGGACAAGGTGACACTAGCAGACCGCATTCATGGATGA
- a CDS encoding acetyltransferase gives MPQPLASKEASLFRSVIRYYEDKQYKRGLKSAELILKKHPKHGDTTAMKALILNSQGKTEEAFALGKEALTMDMKSHICWHVYGLLHRANKNFEEAIKAYKFALRLEPESAQIQRDLAILQIQCRDYQGYIQSRTAMLQARPQMRQSWTALAIAHHLSGNPAEAEKVMNTYEETLKTKPSKFDNEHSEAIMYKNSLIAEQGDYERALEHLNTAAKQNLDRLAVMEARAEYLHKLDKKEEAAKAYRALLDRNSEHPAYYEKLLEVLEVSEDDSKARKAIYDEYAEKSPRCDAARRLPLDFLSGDDFKQAAEAYLTLMLNKGVPSTFANLKHLYSDSFKKDTLCELAKNYLNSQGADSESKDKGEAAALYYLAQHYNYHLSRDLTKAMEYVEKAIEKDPKSVDFAMTKARIIKHGGNIQEASKAMDRARKLDLKDRYINTKAAKYQLRNNENDKALKTVGLFTRAETVGGPLADLLDMQSVWFLTEDGEAYARQGNVALALKRFQQIFNIFEVWQEDQFDFHSFSLRKGQIRAYIDMMRWEDHVRDHPFFSRAALDAIEVYLKLADKPSANGINGADGEDAEDALAKKKAAKKARKEQQRLEKEAAELQAKQDPNKGKDKDGEVKKQDDDPFGLKLAETTDPLGDAMKFVNPLLQFSPKNINAQFAGFEVYMRRKKYVLALRCLTAALALDPKSPRVHEHTVAFAQLLKTATDIEPKVLEVLKAEFKAVDPSTDLVKFNNEFLAANKGSPRHVLSAIKAQRLLGQDKAKSEEAVSGILDIPDVTYEDAVEGLQVLKGWRSSQVEAYKKAAQEKFPDVTRLA, from the exons ATGCCGCAACCTCTTGCCTCTAAGGAGGCCTCGCTCTTCCGCTCCGTTATTCGATACTATGAGGACAAGCAATACAAGCGTGGTCTCAAGTCCGCTGAGCTTATTCTCAAGAAGCATCCGAAACATGGAGACACCACTGCGATGAAGGCCTTGATTCTGAACTCTCAGGGcaagacagaagaagcttTTGCATTGGGAAAGGAAGCCTTGACCATGGATATGAAGTCGCACATCTGCTGGCACGTGTATGGTCTGCTGCACCGGGCAAACAAGAATTTCGAGGAGGCTATCAAGGCGTACAAGTTTGCTCTGCGACTGGAGCCTGAGTCAGCACAAATTCAGCGCGATCTGGCTATTCTGCAAATCCAATGCCGTGACTATCAAGGATACATCCAAAGTCGAACCGCTATGCTCCAGGCCCGACCTCAAATGCGCCAAAGCTGGACTGCGCTCGCCATTGCTCACCACCTTTCCGGAAAccctgctgaagctgagaaggtcATGAATACGTATGAGGAAACCTTGAAAACAAAGCCCTCGAAATTCGACAATGAGCACTCAGAAGCAATTATGTACAAGAACTCTCTAATTGCGGAGCAAGGAGACTATGAACGGGCACTTGAGCATCTAAACACGGCTGCTAAGCAAAATCTTGATCGATTGGCTGTCATGGAGGCTCGCGCCGAGTATCTTCACAAGttggacaagaaggaggaagctGCCAAGGCCTACCGGGCTCTCCTTGACCGCAACTCGGAGCACCCCGCATACTAcgagaagctcttggaggTCCTAGAGGTATCGGAAGACGACTCCAAGGCTCGTAAGGCTATCTATGATGAATATGCGGAGAAGTCCCCTCGTTGCGATGCCGCGCGCCGGTTGCCGCTGGACTTTTTGTCAG GCGATGACTTCAAGCAGGCTGCTGAGGCCTATTTGACGTTGATGCTTAACAAGGGAGTGCCATCGACCTTCGCTAATCTTAAGCATCTTTACTCCGACTCATTCAAGAAGGACACCCTCTGTGAACTGGCCAAGAACTATTTGAACTCGCAGGGTGCTGATTCGGAGAGCAAGGATAAAGGAGAAGCGGCAGCACTGTACTACCTTGCACAGCACTACAACTACCATCTCAGCCGCGACTTGACAAAAGCCATGGAGTACGTCGAGAAGGCAATTGAGAAGGACCCCAAGAGCGTTGATTTTGCCATGACCAAGGCACGAATCATTAAGCATGGCGGAAACATACAAGAAGCCTCCAAGGCAATGGATCGAGCCAGGAAGCTTGATCTTAAGGATAGATACATTAACACAAAAGCAGCCAAGTACCAGCTTCGCAACAACGAAAACGATAAGGCTCTCAAGACAGTTGGGCTTTTCACTCGCGCAGAAACTGTTGGCGGTCCCTTGGCGGATCTTTTGGATATGCAGAGTGTCTGGTTCTTGACAGAAGACGGCGAGGCATATGCCCGCCAAGGCAATGTTGCCCTTGCTCTTAAGCGATTCCAGcaaatcttcaacatctttgagGTGTGGCAGGAGGACCAGTTCGATTTTCACAGCTTCTCTCTGCGCAAGGGCCAGATCCGCGCCTACATCGATATGATGCGATGGGAAGACCATGTCCGTGATCatcccttcttctcaagggcCGCTCTGGATGCGATTGAAGTTTACCTCAAGTTGGCCGATAAGCCTTCCGCAAATGGTATCAATGGCGCCGATGGAGAGGACGCTGAGGATGCcctggccaagaagaaggccgccAAAAAGGCTAGAAAGGAGCAGCAACGTCTCGAAAAAGAGGCTGCCGAGTTACAAGCTAAGCAAGAccctaacaagggcaaggataAGGATGGagaagtcaagaagcaggACGACGATCCTTTCGGACTGAAACTCGCCGAAACCACCGACCCTCTCGGCGATGCCATGAAGTTCGTTAACCCCTTACTACAATTCAGCCCCAAGAACATCAACGCCCAGTTCGCTGGCTTCGAGGTCTACATGCGTCGCA AGAAGTACGTTCTTGCCCTACGCTGTCTCACAGCTGCCCTAGCACTTGACCCCAAGTCACCCAGGGTGCACGAGCATACTGTAGCGTTCGCTCAACTATTGAAGACTGCGACAGACATTGAGCCTAAGGTTCTGGAGGTGCTGAAGGCTGAGTTCAAAGCAGTCGATCCTTCCACGGATCtcgtcaagttcaacaacGAGTTCCTTGCTGCCAACAAGGGTAGCCCTAGACACGTTCTTTCCGCCATCAAGGCACAGAGACTGTTGGGCCAGGATAAGGCTAAGAGTGAGGAGGCCGTCTCTGGCATCTTGGATATCCCTGATGTGACCTATGAGGATGCCGTCGAGGGGCTTCAGGTGCTTAAGGGCTGGAGGAGTTCTCAGGTGGAAGCATACAAGAAGGCGGCCCAGGAGAAGTTCCCCGATGTGACGAGACTCGCATAA
- a CDS encoding sphingosine kinase, producing MSPERAAPVLHFLDFLYRIYCFSSMNTEIDRKMDEGIGMLLLLEDKKKLTIGIEELELNDPAANKSTRSSCAPFSGKPAPKNSIPFYNVLWVELSNDQITIDYAHHASKTLIKPKKWVFTLAKDDESTSGTPAEIFVKTLMTRAYGNAQSQKRAYVLINPNSGPGGAIKQWETEVKPLFQAAKMQIDPVMLKHGGEAVELAQNADLSRYDTIMACSGDGTPHEIFNGLAKRPDAARALSTMPVSHIPCGSGNAFSCNLYGSHRPSFAALAIIKGVVTPMDLVSVTSGHNRIISFLSQTLGLIAECDLGTEHMRWMGSARFEVGVVQRMFKKKCYPFDLAVKVEIEDKGDVKAHYKHHASSTSLNHLAKKLDADPVAEDAGLPPLKYGTIQDDLPEGWELIPYDKVGTFYAGNMAYMSPDAPFFAASLISDGLMDLVTIDGDLPFFTAIKVLLDVEAEKLFDNPHVTYKKISAYRIIPRDQEDGYISIDGEKCPFGPFQAEIHQGLGRVISKSGKYEAAGPKNWDKVTLADRIHG from the exons ATGTCGCCAGAGCGAGCTGCCCCAGTCCTTCATTTTCTCGATTTTCTTTATCGAATCTATTGTTTCT CTTCAATGAACACGGAGATTGATCGAAAAATGGACGAAGGCATTGGAATGTTGCTCCTCTTggaggataagaagaagttgacCATTGGAATCGAAGAACTGGAGCTCAACG ACCCTGCTGCAAACAAGTCAACTCGCTCCTCCTGTGCTCCTTTCTCTGGCA AACCCGCTCCCAAGAATAGCATACCCTTCTACAACGTCCTCTGGGTCGAGCTCTCCAACGACCAGATCACAATCGACTACGCCCATCACGCTTCGAAGACATTGATCAAACCTAAGAAATGGGTTTTCACACTTGCGAAGGACGACGAGTCGACCAGCGGTACACCAGCCGAGATCTTCGTCAAGACCCTCATGACACGCGCCTACGGTAATGCGCAGTCTCAGAAACGCGCCTACGTGCTGATCAACCCGAACTCTGGTCCTGGCGGTGCTATCAAGCAGTGGGAGACTGAGGTGAAGCCGCTCTTCCAGGCTGCAAAGATGCAGATTGACCCCGTGATGTTGAAGCACGGTGGAGAAGCCGTTGAACTGGCGCAAAACGCCGACTTGTCCAGATACGATACCATCATGGCATGTTCCGGTGATGGGACGCCACACGAGATTTTCAACGGCCTTGCTAAGCGACCCGATGCTGCGAGAGCGCTTTCTACGATGCCTGTCAGCCATATCCCTTGTGGCTCAGGAAACGCATTCTCTTGCAACTTGTACGGATCTCATCGACCTTCTTTCGCTGCCCTTGCCATCATCAAGGGTGTCGTGACCCCGATGGATTTGGTGTCAGTCACTAGTGGCCACAACCGCATCATTTCGTTCCTGTCCCAGACGCTCGGCCTCATTGCCGAATGCGATCTCGGCACAGAGCATATGCGATGGATGGGTAGTGCGCGTTTCGAAGTCGGTGTCGTTCAGCGCATGTTTAAGAAGAAGTGTTATCCCTTTGACCTGGCTGTCAAGGTGGAGATCGAAGACAAAGGCGATGTCAAGGCTCATTACAAGCATCACGCGAGCTCCACGAGCCTGAACCATCTAGCTAAGAAGCTTGATGCAGACCCCGTAGCTGAAGATGCAGGTTTGCCGCCGTTGAAGTATGGCACGATCCAGGATGATCTCCCTGAAGGATGGGAGTTGATCCCCTATGACAAGGTTGGCACATTCTACGCCGGTAAC ATGGCTTATATGTCACCCGATGCTCCGTTTTTCGCTGCCTCACTCATCTCAGATGGTTTGATGGACCTCGTCACTATCGATGGTGACCTGCCTTTCTTCACAGCCATTAAGGTCCTTCTCGATGTTGAAGCCGAGAAACTGTTTGACAACCCTCATGTCACCTACAAGAAGATCTCAGCTTACCGCATCATTCCTCGCGATCAAGAGGATGGCTATATCAGCATCGATGGTGAGAAGTGCCCATTTGGACCTTTCCAGGCCGAGATCCACCAGGGCCTTGGGCGAGTCATCTCCAAGTCTGGCAAGTATGAGGCTGCGGGACCCAAGAATTGGGACAAGGTGACACTAGCAGACCGCATTCATGGATGA
- a CDS encoding sphingosine kinase translates to MSPERAAPVLHFLDFLYRIYCFSSMNTEIDRKMDEGIGMLLLLEDKKKLTIGIEELELNEPAPKNSIPFYNVLWVELSNDQITIDYAHHASKTLIKPKKWVFTLAKDDESTSGTPAEIFVKTLMTRAYGNAQSQKRAYVLINPNSGPGGAIKQWETEVKPLFQAAKMQIDPVMLKHGGEAVELAQNADLSRYDTIMACSGDGTPHEIFNGLAKRPDAARALSTMPVSHIPCGSGNAFSCNLYGSHRPSFAALAIIKGVVTPMDLVSVTSGHNRIISFLSQTLGLIAECDLGTEHMRWMGSARFEVGVVQRMFKKKCYPFDLAVKVEIEDKGDVKAHYKHHASSTSLNHLAKKLDADPVAEDAGLPPLKYGTIQDDLPEGWELIPYDKVGTFYAGNMAYMSPDAPFFAASLISDGLMDLVTIDGDLPFFTAIKVLLDVEAEKLFDNPHVTYKKISAYRIIPRDQEDGYISIDGEKCPFGPFQAEIHQGLGRVISKSGKYEAAGPKNWDKVTLADRIHG, encoded by the exons ATGTCGCCAGAGCGAGCTGCCCCAGTCCTTCATTTTCTCGATTTTCTTTATCGAATCTATTGTTTCT CTTCAATGAACACGGAGATTGATCGAAAAATGGACGAAGGCATTGGAATGTTGCTCCTCTTggaggataagaagaagttgacCATTGGAATCGAAGAACTGGAGCTCAACG AACCCGCTCCCAAGAATAGCATACCCTTCTACAACGTCCTCTGGGTCGAGCTCTCCAACGACCAGATCACAATCGACTACGCCCATCACGCTTCGAAGACATTGATCAAACCTAAGAAATGGGTTTTCACACTTGCGAAGGACGACGAGTCGACCAGCGGTACACCAGCCGAGATCTTCGTCAAGACCCTCATGACACGCGCCTACGGTAATGCGCAGTCTCAGAAACGCGCCTACGTGCTGATCAACCCGAACTCTGGTCCTGGCGGTGCTATCAAGCAGTGGGAGACTGAGGTGAAGCCGCTCTTCCAGGCTGCAAAGATGCAGATTGACCCCGTGATGTTGAAGCACGGTGGAGAAGCCGTTGAACTGGCGCAAAACGCCGACTTGTCCAGATACGATACCATCATGGCATGTTCCGGTGATGGGACGCCACACGAGATTTTCAACGGCCTTGCTAAGCGACCCGATGCTGCGAGAGCGCTTTCTACGATGCCTGTCAGCCATATCCCTTGTGGCTCAGGAAACGCATTCTCTTGCAACTTGTACGGATCTCATCGACCTTCTTTCGCTGCCCTTGCCATCATCAAGGGTGTCGTGACCCCGATGGATTTGGTGTCAGTCACTAGTGGCCACAACCGCATCATTTCGTTCCTGTCCCAGACGCTCGGCCTCATTGCCGAATGCGATCTCGGCACAGAGCATATGCGATGGATGGGTAGTGCGCGTTTCGAAGTCGGTGTCGTTCAGCGCATGTTTAAGAAGAAGTGTTATCCCTTTGACCTGGCTGTCAAGGTGGAGATCGAAGACAAAGGCGATGTCAAGGCTCATTACAAGCATCACGCGAGCTCCACGAGCCTGAACCATCTAGCTAAGAAGCTTGATGCAGACCCCGTAGCTGAAGATGCAGGTTTGCCGCCGTTGAAGTATGGCACGATCCAGGATGATCTCCCTGAAGGATGGGAGTTGATCCCCTATGACAAGGTTGGCACATTCTACGCCGGTAAC ATGGCTTATATGTCACCCGATGCTCCGTTTTTCGCTGCCTCACTCATCTCAGATGGTTTGATGGACCTCGTCACTATCGATGGTGACCTGCCTTTCTTCACAGCCATTAAGGTCCTTCTCGATGTTGAAGCCGAGAAACTGTTTGACAACCCTCATGTCACCTACAAGAAGATCTCAGCTTACCGCATCATTCCTCGCGATCAAGAGGATGGCTATATCAGCATCGATGGTGAGAAGTGCCCATTTGGACCTTTCCAGGCCGAGATCCACCAGGGCCTTGGGCGAGTCATCTCCAAGTCTGGCAAGTATGAGGCTGCGGGACCCAAGAATTGGGACAAGGTGACACTAGCAGACCGCATTCATGGATGA
- a CDS encoding sphingosine kinase — MNTEIDRKMDEGIGMLLLLEDKKKLTIGIEELELNDPAANKSTRSSCAPFSGKPAPKNSIPFYNVLWVELSNDQITIDYAHHASKTLIKPKKWVFTLAKDDESTSGTPAEIFVKTLMTRAYGNAQSQKRAYVLINPNSGPGGAIKQWETEVKPLFQAAKMQIDPVMLKHGGEAVELAQNADLSRYDTIMACSGDGTPHEIFNGLAKRPDAARALSTMPVSHIPCGSGNAFSCNLYGSHRPSFAALAIIKGVVTPMDLVSVTSGHNRIISFLSQTLGLIAECDLGTEHMRWMGSARFEVGVVQRMFKKKCYPFDLAVKVEIEDKGDVKAHYKHHASSTSLNHLAKKLDADPVAEDAGLPPLKYGTIQDDLPEGWELIPYDKVGTFYAGNMAYMSPDAPFFAASLISDGLMDLVTIDGDLPFFTAIKVLLDVEAEKLFDNPHVTYKKISAYRIIPRDQEDGYISIDGEKCPFGPFQAEIHQGLGRVISKSGKYEAAGPKNWDKVTLADRIHG; from the exons ATGAACACGGAGATTGATCGAAAAATGGACGAAGGCATTGGAATGTTGCTCCTCTTggaggataagaagaagttgacCATTGGAATCGAAGAACTGGAGCTCAACG ACCCTGCTGCAAACAAGTCAACTCGCTCCTCCTGTGCTCCTTTCTCTGGCA AACCCGCTCCCAAGAATAGCATACCCTTCTACAACGTCCTCTGGGTCGAGCTCTCCAACGACCAGATCACAATCGACTACGCCCATCACGCTTCGAAGACATTGATCAAACCTAAGAAATGGGTTTTCACACTTGCGAAGGACGACGAGTCGACCAGCGGTACACCAGCCGAGATCTTCGTCAAGACCCTCATGACACGCGCCTACGGTAATGCGCAGTCTCAGAAACGCGCCTACGTGCTGATCAACCCGAACTCTGGTCCTGGCGGTGCTATCAAGCAGTGGGAGACTGAGGTGAAGCCGCTCTTCCAGGCTGCAAAGATGCAGATTGACCCCGTGATGTTGAAGCACGGTGGAGAAGCCGTTGAACTGGCGCAAAACGCCGACTTGTCCAGATACGATACCATCATGGCATGTTCCGGTGATGGGACGCCACACGAGATTTTCAACGGCCTTGCTAAGCGACCCGATGCTGCGAGAGCGCTTTCTACGATGCCTGTCAGCCATATCCCTTGTGGCTCAGGAAACGCATTCTCTTGCAACTTGTACGGATCTCATCGACCTTCTTTCGCTGCCCTTGCCATCATCAAGGGTGTCGTGACCCCGATGGATTTGGTGTCAGTCACTAGTGGCCACAACCGCATCATTTCGTTCCTGTCCCAGACGCTCGGCCTCATTGCCGAATGCGATCTCGGCACAGAGCATATGCGATGGATGGGTAGTGCGCGTTTCGAAGTCGGTGTCGTTCAGCGCATGTTTAAGAAGAAGTGTTATCCCTTTGACCTGGCTGTCAAGGTGGAGATCGAAGACAAAGGCGATGTCAAGGCTCATTACAAGCATCACGCGAGCTCCACGAGCCTGAACCATCTAGCTAAGAAGCTTGATGCAGACCCCGTAGCTGAAGATGCAGGTTTGCCGCCGTTGAAGTATGGCACGATCCAGGATGATCTCCCTGAAGGATGGGAGTTGATCCCCTATGACAAGGTTGGCACATTCTACGCCGGTAAC ATGGCTTATATGTCACCCGATGCTCCGTTTTTCGCTGCCTCACTCATCTCAGATGGTTTGATGGACCTCGTCACTATCGATGGTGACCTGCCTTTCTTCACAGCCATTAAGGTCCTTCTCGATGTTGAAGCCGAGAAACTGTTTGACAACCCTCATGTCACCTACAAGAAGATCTCAGCTTACCGCATCATTCCTCGCGATCAAGAGGATGGCTATATCAGCATCGATGGTGAGAAGTGCCCATTTGGACCTTTCCAGGCCGAGATCCACCAGGGCCTTGGGCGAGTCATCTCCAAGTCTGGCAAGTATGAGGCTGCGGGACCCAAGAATTGGGACAAGGTGACACTAGCAGACCGCATTCATGGATGA
- a CDS encoding sphingosine kinase, with protein MTRAYGNAQSQKRAYVLINPNSGPGGAIKQWETEVKPLFQAAKMQIDPVMLKHGGEAVELAQNADLSRYDTIMACSGDGTPHEIFNGLAKRPDAARALSTMPVSHIPCGSGNAFSCNLYGSHRPSFAALAIIKGVVTPMDLVSVTSGHNRIISFLSQTLGLIAECDLGTEHMRWMGSARFEVGVVQRMFKKKCYPFDLAVKVEIEDKGDVKAHYKHHASSTSLNHLAKKLDADPVAEDAGLPPLKYGTIQDDLPEGWELIPYDKVGTFYAGNMAYMSPDAPFFAASLISDGLMDLVTIDGDLPFFTAIKVLLDVEAEKLFDNPHVTYKKISAYRIIPRDQEDGYISIDGEKCPFGPFQAEIHQGLGRVISKSGKYEAAGPKNWDKVTLADRIHG; from the exons ATGACACGCGCCTACGGTAATGCGCAGTCTCAGAAACGCGCCTACGTGCTGATCAACCCGAACTCTGGTCCTGGCGGTGCTATCAAGCAGTGGGAGACTGAGGTGAAGCCGCTCTTCCAGGCTGCAAAGATGCAGATTGACCCCGTGATGTTGAAGCACGGTGGAGAAGCCGTTGAACTGGCGCAAAACGCCGACTTGTCCAGATACGATACCATCATGGCATGTTCCGGTGATGGGACGCCACACGAGATTTTCAACGGCCTTGCTAAGCGACCCGATGCTGCGAGAGCGCTTTCTACGATGCCTGTCAGCCATATCCCTTGTGGCTCAGGAAACGCATTCTCTTGCAACTTGTACGGATCTCATCGACCTTCTTTCGCTGCCCTTGCCATCATCAAGGGTGTCGTGACCCCGATGGATTTGGTGTCAGTCACTAGTGGCCACAACCGCATCATTTCGTTCCTGTCCCAGACGCTCGGCCTCATTGCCGAATGCGATCTCGGCACAGAGCATATGCGATGGATGGGTAGTGCGCGTTTCGAAGTCGGTGTCGTTCAGCGCATGTTTAAGAAGAAGTGTTATCCCTTTGACCTGGCTGTCAAGGTGGAGATCGAAGACAAAGGCGATGTCAAGGCTCATTACAAGCATCACGCGAGCTCCACGAGCCTGAACCATCTAGCTAAGAAGCTTGATGCAGACCCCGTAGCTGAAGATGCAGGTTTGCCGCCGTTGAAGTATGGCACGATCCAGGATGATCTCCCTGAAGGATGGGAGTTGATCCCCTATGACAAGGTTGGCACATTCTACGCCGGTAAC ATGGCTTATATGTCACCCGATGCTCCGTTTTTCGCTGCCTCACTCATCTCAGATGGTTTGATGGACCTCGTCACTATCGATGGTGACCTGCCTTTCTTCACAGCCATTAAGGTCCTTCTCGATGTTGAAGCCGAGAAACTGTTTGACAACCCTCATGTCACCTACAAGAAGATCTCAGCTTACCGCATCATTCCTCGCGATCAAGAGGATGGCTATATCAGCATCGATGGTGAGAAGTGCCCATTTGGACCTTTCCAGGCCGAGATCCACCAGGGCCTTGGGCGAGTCATCTCCAAGTCTGGCAAGTATGAGGCTGCGGGACCCAAGAATTGGGACAAGGTGACACTAGCAGACCGCATTCATGGATGA
- a CDS encoding histone-lysine N-methyltransferase, H3 lysine-9 specific dim-5: MATMLKATERHFYFHGKEGYEVERNNCHWCQIRAFPTHSTLPVTVVNEEDNEVLPDDFRFINNVVLGKGVEQAGDSFRSGCSCAKDSECQYTSCHCLADLEDDDSSDEEGFDAFGDKIERATPKPRRIAYAYHSHGAKAGLLRSKFHNSKMPIYECHQSCSCSIDCPNRVVERGRTIPLEIFRTPDRGWGVRSPVSIKKGQFVDRYLGEIITSNEADRRRSQSAISQRKDVYLFALDKFTDSESFDHRLKGPSLEVDGEFMSGPTRFVNHSCDPNMRIFARVGDHADKHIHDLALFAIKDIPEGEELTFDYVDGVSHEGEETGGDIDHMTRCLCGSKKCRKFLW, encoded by the exons ATGGCTACGATGCTAAAGGCCACAGAACGCCATTTCTACTTCCACGGTAAAGAG GGCTATGAAGTAGAGCGCAATAATTGTCACTGGTGTCAGATTCGCGCTTTTCCGACTCATTCAACACTCCCAGTGACAGTTGTTAACGAAGAAGACAATGAGGTACTTCCTGATGACTTTAGATTCATAAACAACGTCGTCCTTGGTAAAGGAGTTGAGCAAGCTGGTGATAGCTTCCGCAGCGGCTGCTCCTGCGCCAAGGACTCAGAGTGCCAATACACGAGTTGTCACTGTCTCGCCGATTTAGAAGACGACGATTCCAGCGATGAAGAGGGATTTGATGCCTTTGGGGACAAGATAGAGAGAGCCACACCAAAACCTCGGAGAATAGCATATGCATACCACTCCCACGGCGCAAAGGCCGGTCTTTTACGGTCCAAGTTCCATAACTCAAAGATGCCTATCTACGAGTGTCACCAAAGCTGCTCCTGTAGTATAGACTGCCCAAACCGCGTCGTCGAGCGTGGCAGAACGATTCCTTTGGAGATATTCCGCACACCAGACCGCGGATGGG GAGTTAGATCTCCCGTGTCAATTAAGAAAGGCCAGTTCGTCGACCGATATCTCGGTGAGATCATCACGTCCAATGAAGCAGATCGACGGCGCTCACAGTCTGCTATCTCTCAACGCAAGGATGTTTACCTATTTGCTCTCGACAAATTCACAGACTCCGAGTCGTTTGACCATCGGTTAAAAGGCCCATCCCTTGAAGTAGACGGTGAATTCATGTCTGGCCCGACGCGATTCGTCAATCATTCATGCGACCCCAACATGCGAATCTTTGCGCGCGTGGGTGATCATGCTGACAAGCATATTCACGATCTTGCCTTGTTCGCAATCAAGGACATACCTGAGGGTGAGGAGCTTACATTTGACTATGTTGATGGGGTTTCACACGAGGGAGAAGAAACGGGTGGCGACATCGATCATATGACTCGTTGTCTATGCGGAAGCAAGAAGTGCAGGAAGTTCTTGTGGTGA